The Pseudanabaena galeata CCNP1313 genome includes a region encoding these proteins:
- a CDS encoding efflux RND transporter periplasmic adaptor subunit, with the protein MKKFSLFSSIFSPLLAAALTLSTTAIALAHVGHGDEFQATGGIERVKVNAPTDKQLGIEVKAIAPEVVSAKAVLIPMTALVDVDGKQLVFVQYENFYEPVPVKTGSSKGDLIEITEGLSVGEKLVTQGSLTLYAESRKTKPTNTAASPSAAPITKTDATVTNTSANNAPANNTTANNTTATARKGNFQSCKHQL; encoded by the coding sequence ATGAAAAAGTTTTCTCTATTTAGTTCTATATTTAGCCCACTATTGGCGGCAGCTTTGACCCTGAGTACCACTGCGATCGCCTTAGCCCATGTGGGACATGGCGATGAATTTCAGGCAACGGGCGGCATCGAGAGGGTAAAGGTAAATGCTCCTACCGATAAACAGTTGGGCATTGAAGTCAAGGCGATCGCCCCTGAAGTTGTCAGCGCCAAAGCAGTGTTGATTCCTATGACGGCGCTGGTGGATGTCGATGGCAAGCAGCTAGTTTTTGTGCAGTATGAAAATTTCTATGAGCCAGTGCCTGTGAAAACTGGCTCCTCTAAAGGAGATTTAATTGAGATTACCGAAGGTCTGTCCGTTGGCGAAAAGCTGGTCACTCAAGGCAGTCTCACCCTCTATGCCGAGTCTCGCAAAACTAAGCCCACCAATACTGCTGCGAGTCCATCAGCAGCACCAATTACCAAAACCGATGCGACCGTAACTAACACGTCTGCAAACAATGCTCCTGCGAATAACACGACTGCAAATAACACGACTGCAACAGCACGGAAGGGGAATTTCCAATCATGCAAGCATCAATTGTAG
- a CDS encoding helicase-related protein, giving the protein MSTKFFTNNEENTLIKKFEGVFTYNPNIEYFDALVGYFRASGYFRVRPFLDRVPKIRILVGINVDRLLAEAQKSGLEFFKNHDKTRDEFIEGIQKDIAEASYDRATEMGILQFIDDIIQKKIEVKAHPDKKIHAKVYILRPEPFNEHTPAIAITGSSNLTDAGLGGGNFFNYEFNVQLGEYADVKFATDEFEKLWAESVDILPVDLQGMKKKTYLNEDTTPFELYIKLLAEYFASNVDYDPDSIGDLPQNFKKLSYQVDAVNEGFNMLIKHNGFILADVVGLGKTVIAAMVAKKFLSKNGRDNTKILVVYPPAVEKNWKDTFKYFDIDKYTKFITNGSLDKIINGHQDYWNKEEYDLVIADEAHKFRNHTTGAFQNLQLICKSPRVNKGFISGLQKKVILVSATPLNNRPDDIFYQIQMFQDARQSTLEVTNLTRFFNPLMEQYKELKRFDELDVNKLREIYGKIRKNVIEPITVRRTRKDLENNDDYKLDLEAQGIKFPKVEPPQKVEYVMDDKLNTLFHTTVFYLTNKEKLNYSRYQAIAGLHPDIQKKYYENAETVSKSLAFIMKTQLVKRLESSFDAFRNSLRNFKKATDRMIVMFENDKVFIAPDTNVNKLLNDGWSDEDIEKKIEELAEENPKNQTFSKDDFKPEFIDNLKNDAELLRELLSRWEAVDNDPKLDIFVANLDNLFFNPETNLEGKLVIFSESKDTLDYLADVLQNQGRKDVLVVSSKNRKQLYETITSNFDANWEATKQVNNYNIILTTEVLAEGVNLHRSNVVIHYDTPWNSTKLMQRIGRVNRIGTRADTIYNYVFYPSAQGDEQIKLNKTAFMKIQAFHTAFGEDNQVFSTEEILDEVSLFSRNFKEEEDERLKFLFFLRNFKKKNKDWFDRIKKLPLKSRVGRNVIAINKPESQNGTVAFLKTSQKFEFYWVGSDHQPKEITAIAAFKIFEADQAEKAVELIAEHHDHVNLAIADFEGLEQELVQSQIDPEALGGVAMRSKNWLSEVVIKCPQVTDQQKENIKKMLNLINIGKYANLTTEVDKLRKKNLKPDSAILLEIDKICDRYSINLSDFEKGKKRKAEKPMLILSESFS; this is encoded by the coding sequence ATGTCAACCAAGTTTTTTACGAATAACGAAGAAAATACTTTAATCAAAAAGTTTGAAGGAGTATTTACCTATAATCCGAATATCGAATATTTTGATGCTTTGGTTGGCTATTTTAGAGCGTCTGGTTATTTTAGAGTTAGACCTTTTTTAGATAGGGTTCCTAAAATCAGGATATTGGTGGGAATTAATGTTGATCGCTTGCTTGCCGAAGCGCAAAAATCAGGACTAGAATTTTTTAAGAATCACGATAAGACTAGAGACGAATTTATTGAAGGAATTCAGAAAGATATTGCGGAAGCAAGTTATGACAGAGCTACGGAAATGGGGATTTTGCAATTTATTGATGACATAATTCAAAAAAAGATTGAAGTTAAAGCGCATCCCGACAAGAAAATTCACGCTAAGGTTTATATTTTACGTCCTGAGCCATTTAATGAACATACACCTGCGATCGCAATAACAGGCTCTTCAAATCTTACGGATGCGGGGCTTGGTGGCGGTAACTTTTTTAATTATGAATTCAATGTTCAACTGGGAGAATATGCTGATGTGAAGTTTGCGACTGATGAATTTGAAAAACTTTGGGCTGAATCTGTTGATATTTTGCCAGTCGATCTTCAGGGGATGAAGAAGAAAACTTATCTGAATGAAGATACTACTCCATTTGAGTTATATATCAAACTGTTGGCTGAATATTTTGCTAGTAATGTTGATTATGATCCTGATTCGATTGGGGATTTACCGCAAAACTTTAAGAAGCTTTCTTATCAGGTTGATGCGGTGAATGAAGGTTTTAATATGCTGATTAAGCATAATGGTTTTATTTTGGCTGATGTTGTGGGCTTAGGTAAGACGGTGATTGCGGCGATGGTTGCAAAAAAGTTTTTGAGCAAAAATGGTCGGGATAATACAAAAATATTGGTTGTGTATCCGCCAGCAGTTGAGAAGAATTGGAAAGATACTTTTAAATATTTTGATATTGATAAATATACTAAATTTATTACTAATGGAAGTTTGGATAAGATTATTAATGGACATCAGGACTATTGGAATAAAGAAGAGTACGATTTGGTGATAGCGGATGAGGCGCATAAGTTTCGGAATCATACGACGGGAGCTTTTCAAAATTTGCAGTTGATTTGTAAAAGTCCTAGAGTGAATAAGGGATTTATTTCTGGACTACAGAAAAAAGTGATTTTGGTGTCAGCCACGCCTTTAAATAATCGACCTGATGATATTTTTTATCAGATTCAAATGTTTCAAGATGCGAGACAATCAACTTTAGAGGTTACGAACTTAACGAGATTTTTTAATCCATTGATGGAGCAGTATAAGGAATTAAAGCGTTTTGATGAGCTAGATGTAAATAAACTCAGGGAAATCTATGGGAAAATCCGTAAGAATGTAATTGAACCAATTACGGTGAGGAGAACGCGCAAAGATTTAGAAAATAATGATGATTATAAACTTGATTTAGAGGCGCAGGGGATTAAATTTCCGAAGGTAGAACCACCGCAAAAGGTGGAATATGTGATGGATGACAAGTTAAATACTTTGTTTCATACAACTGTTTTCTATCTCACTAACAAAGAAAAATTAAACTATAGCCGCTATCAGGCGATCGCTGGTTTACATCCCGACATTCAAAAGAAATATTATGAGAATGCGGAAACAGTTTCTAAGTCTTTAGCTTTTATCATGAAAACGCAGTTGGTCAAGCGCTTAGAAAGTAGTTTTGATGCGTTTAGAAATTCGTTACGCAATTTCAAAAAAGCAACTGATCGCATGATTGTGATGTTTGAGAATGATAAGGTATTTATTGCTCCTGATACTAATGTGAATAAGTTGTTAAATGATGGTTGGAGTGATGAGGATATTGAGAAAAAGATTGAGGAATTAGCGGAAGAAAATCCCAAGAATCAAACTTTTAGTAAAGACGACTTTAAGCCAGAATTTATTGATAATTTAAAAAATGATGCGGAATTATTACGAGAGTTACTAAGTAGGTGGGAGGCTGTAGATAATGATCCTAAGTTGGATATTTTTGTTGCTAATTTAGATAATTTGTTTTTTAATCCAGAGACTAATTTAGAAGGAAAGTTAGTTATATTTTCGGAATCAAAGGATACTTTGGATTATTTGGCTGATGTTTTGCAAAATCAAGGTCGTAAGGACGTATTGGTCGTTTCTAGTAAGAATAGAAAGCAGTTATATGAGACGATCACTAGTAATTTTGATGCTAATTGGGAAGCTACTAAACAGGTGAATAATTATAATATTATTCTGACAACTGAGGTCTTGGCGGAGGGGGTTAACTTACATCGCTCTAATGTGGTTATTCATTACGATACGCCTTGGAATTCGACTAAGTTAATGCAAAGGATTGGGCGAGTTAATCGGATTGGTACGAGAGCCGATACTATTTATAATTATGTGTTTTATCCTTCGGCACAGGGGGATGAACAGATTAAATTAAATAAGACAGCGTTTATGAAAATTCAGGCTTTTCATACTGCTTTTGGTGAAGATAATCAGGTATTTTCTACTGAAGAAATTCTAGATGAGGTATCGCTTTTTAGTCGCAATTTTAAGGAAGAAGAAGATGAAAGATTAAAGTTTTTGTTTTTCTTGCGTAATTTTAAAAAGAAGAATAAAGATTGGTTCGATCGCATTAAAAAGCTACCTCTCAAATCACGGGTTGGACGTAATGTGATCGCTATTAATAAGCCTGAGTCTCAAAATGGTACGGTGGCTTTTCTCAAAACTTCACAAAAGTTTGAGTTTTATTGGGTGGGTAGTGATCATCAACCGAAAGAGATTACGGCGATCGCTGCCTTTAAGATTTTTGAGGCTGATCAAGCTGAGAAGGCGGTTGAGTTAATTGCGGAACATCATGATCATGTGAATTTAGCGATCGCTGATTTTGAAGGTTTAGAGCAGGAGTTAGTGCAGTCGCAAATCGATCCAGAAGCATTGGGTGGTGTGGCTATGAGGTCTAAGAATTGGCTTTCTGAAGTTGTTATTAAATGTCCTCAAGTTACTGATCAACAAAAGGAAAACATAAAAAAAATGTTGAATCTGATTAATATAGGTAAATATGCTAATTTGACTACTGAGGTTGATAAGCTGAGAAAAAAGAATTTAAAACCAGATTCTGCGATCTTGTTAGAGATTGATAAAATCTGCGATCGCTATAGTATTAATCTGTCTGATTT
- a CDS encoding efflux RND transporter permease subunit: MFNSLLNQTLKNSIAQRWLIVTCAIVVTVWGVFTITQMPLDVFPEFAPPQVDIHTEATGLAPEEVESQITIPIESAVNGLPGVTIVRSSSKVGLSMVNVVFDQDADIYKARQSVTERLQQVMNQLPENVHPPEISPLASPLGTILQYAFTVNGQGKTSLMDLRRLVDSTLKNQILSVAGVTQVTVYGGDERQEQVLVDPAKLRSLNVSLNEVAAAAKGANSSAPAGFLIGGGQEVLVRGIGKVNSIRDLQQSVVKVNDGKPILLRDVAQVKTGAALKRGDGSFNGQPAIVMMINKQPEIDTPTVTRSVEAVMASLQKTFPADVQLARTFRQSNFIDAAIKNVSGSLIEGIIIVSVIMLLFLMNWRTAVITLSAIPLSLLIGLMIMKAVGLGINTMTLGGLVVAIGSVVDDSIVDMENCYRGMRTNQAQGNPKHPFQVVYDTSVEVRLAVIFSTVIIVVVFAPIFSLTGVEGRIFAPMGLAYLISIAASTLVAMTLSPALCAILLAGQTLPQEGTFVSRLAERLYRPLLNISIRTPQIILGIALAALVAAVAIVPSLGRVFLPEFQEKSMVNSMVLFPGVSLDMTNRAGIALYTSLKGNPLFDWVQVRSGRAPGDADGAGVSMAHVDVELSDAALKNREESIKQLREAFTNLPGVAPNIGGFISHRMDEVLSGVRSAIAVKIFGSDLVELRKIGEQVRDVIQPINGLVDLQLEPQLPIRQVQIEYDRTAAATYGLTMAQVSEVVETALNGRVVSQLAQNQQLIDVTVSLADNARNNIDAIRAIPLTAPTGQTIALGDVAKVEYGMGANVVNRENVSRLIVVSANVANRDLGSVVGDIQAQIQQKVQLPNGYFIQYGGQFESEQRATNNLFWYSILAAIIIAVLMFFSVKSLPAAISIMVNLPLALVGGIVSIAITSKVISIASLIGFITLFGVAVRNGLLLVDNYNNKFLEGMPIKEAISKGSLERINAILMTALTSALGMLPLAISGSSGNEILQPLAIVVLGGLCTSTALTLLVIPSVYAKFGKFMVPRQKLAEQESVFVLESKA, translated from the coding sequence ATGTTTAATTCTCTGCTCAATCAAACCCTCAAAAACTCGATCGCTCAGCGTTGGCTGATTGTCACCTGTGCAATTGTGGTAACGGTATGGGGCGTTTTCACGATTACGCAAATGCCGTTGGACGTTTTCCCCGAATTTGCACCGCCTCAAGTTGATATCCACACTGAAGCAACGGGACTCGCGCCTGAAGAAGTGGAATCGCAAATCACGATCCCCATCGAGAGCGCTGTCAATGGCTTACCAGGGGTGACGATTGTGCGATCGTCCTCCAAGGTGGGGCTGTCGATGGTGAATGTGGTCTTCGATCAAGATGCTGACATTTACAAAGCGCGTCAGTCAGTGACAGAGCGCTTGCAACAGGTCATGAACCAACTGCCTGAAAACGTGCATCCGCCCGAAATTTCGCCCCTCGCTTCGCCGCTAGGTACGATTTTGCAATATGCCTTTACAGTGAACGGTCAAGGCAAAACTTCATTAATGGATTTGCGCCGTCTTGTTGACAGCACGCTCAAAAATCAGATCCTGTCAGTGGCAGGGGTGACGCAGGTAACTGTTTATGGAGGTGATGAGCGTCAAGAACAGGTGCTAGTCGATCCTGCCAAACTGCGATCGCTAAATGTATCTCTCAATGAAGTAGCCGCAGCCGCTAAGGGTGCAAACTCTAGCGCTCCTGCGGGGTTCCTGATTGGTGGTGGTCAAGAGGTGCTAGTCAGGGGGATAGGTAAAGTCAATTCCATTCGTGATCTGCAACAGTCAGTGGTGAAGGTTAATGATGGTAAGCCGATCCTGTTGCGCGATGTTGCCCAAGTTAAAACGGGTGCTGCATTAAAACGTGGCGATGGCAGTTTTAATGGTCAACCTGCGATCGTGATGATGATCAATAAGCAGCCCGAAATCGACACGCCCACGGTAACGCGATCGGTTGAAGCGGTGATGGCATCTTTACAGAAGACTTTTCCTGCGGATGTTCAGTTAGCGAGAACCTTCCGTCAGTCAAATTTTATTGATGCAGCGATTAAGAATGTGAGCGGCTCTCTGATTGAGGGAATTATCATCGTGTCGGTGATTATGCTGCTATTTTTGATGAATTGGCGGACGGCGGTAATTACCCTGAGCGCGATTCCTCTATCTTTGCTGATTGGATTGATGATCATGAAGGCAGTTGGTTTAGGCATCAATACCATGACCTTGGGCGGCTTAGTCGTAGCGATCGGCTCTGTTGTCGATGACTCGATCGTGGATATGGAAAACTGCTATCGAGGAATGCGGACAAACCAAGCACAGGGCAATCCTAAGCATCCTTTCCAAGTTGTCTATGACACATCGGTAGAAGTCCGTTTGGCGGTGATCTTTTCCACCGTAATTATCGTGGTGGTGTTTGCGCCAATTTTTAGTCTTACGGGTGTAGAAGGACGCATTTTTGCACCAATGGGATTGGCTTATTTGATCTCGATCGCTGCCTCTACCCTTGTCGCCATGACCCTTTCCCCAGCCCTTTGTGCGATTTTATTAGCAGGTCAAACCCTGCCGCAAGAAGGTACTTTTGTTTCCCGTTTAGCCGAACGGCTCTATCGCCCTTTGTTAAATATTTCAATTCGCACACCACAAATTATTCTGGGTATCGCTCTTGCAGCGCTAGTTGCGGCTGTGGCGATCGTACCTTCTCTTGGTCGAGTCTTCTTGCCAGAGTTCCAAGAAAAATCAATGGTTAATTCGATGGTTCTCTTCCCTGGTGTGTCTCTCGACATGACCAATCGGGCAGGGATAGCGCTCTATACTTCCCTCAAGGGCAATCCCCTATTTGATTGGGTGCAAGTGCGATCGGGACGCGCCCCTGGGGATGCCGATGGTGCGGGTGTGAGCATGGCTCATGTGGATGTCGAACTCAGTGACGCTGCGTTAAAAAATCGTGAGGAAAGCATCAAACAATTGCGCGAAGCCTTTACCAATTTGCCAGGAGTTGCTCCTAATATCGGTGGTTTTATCTCCCACCGTATGGATGAAGTGCTGTCGGGTGTTAGAAGTGCGATCGCGGTCAAAATCTTTGGTTCTGACTTGGTTGAACTTCGCAAAATTGGCGAACAAGTGCGCGATGTGATCCAACCGATTAATGGACTTGTCGATTTACAGCTAGAGCCACAGCTACCAATTCGCCAAGTTCAAATTGAATACGATCGCACGGCAGCAGCAACCTACGGCTTGACGATGGCGCAGGTGTCAGAAGTTGTAGAAACGGCTCTCAATGGTCGTGTTGTGTCACAACTTGCTCAAAATCAGCAATTAATTGATGTCACAGTTTCCCTTGCTGACAATGCTCGTAATAACATAGATGCGATTCGGGCGATTCCATTGACTGCTCCGACTGGTCAAACGATCGCGCTTGGAGATGTAGCGAAAGTGGAGTACGGTATGGGTGCAAATGTGGTCAACCGTGAAAATGTTTCTCGCCTAATCGTAGTTTCGGCAAACGTGGCGAATCGTGATTTGGGTAGTGTTGTCGGCGATATCCAAGCCCAGATTCAGCAAAAAGTGCAACTTCCCAATGGTTACTTCATCCAATACGGCGGACAGTTTGAATCTGAGCAACGAGCCACCAATAACCTATTTTGGTACAGCATCCTTGCGGCGATCATCATTGCGGTGTTGATGTTCTTCTCTGTGAAGTCCCTTCCTGCGGCGATCTCGATCATGGTTAACTTGCCCCTAGCTCTAGTTGGTGGCATTGTCTCGATCGCCATCACTAGTAAAGTCATTTCCATCGCTTCGCTGATTGGATTTATTACCCTATTTGGTGTCGCTGTCCGTAATGGTTTATTGCTAGTGGATAACTACAACAATAAGTTTCTCGAAGGTATGCCGATCAAAGAAGCTATCTCTAAAGGCTCCCTAGAGAGAATTAATGCGATCCTGATGACTGCGCTTACCTCGGCGCTAGGCATGTTGCCTCTAGCCATCTCTGGCAGTTCGGGCAATGAGATTTTGCAGCCTCTAGCGATCGTGGTTTTGGGTGGTTTATGTACCTCCACCGCCTTGACCTTGTTAGTGATTCCTTCTGTCTATGCCAAGTTTGGTAAATTCATGGTTCCCAGACAGAAACTTGCAGAACAAGAGTCAGTTTTTGTCTTAGAGTCTAAGGCGTAA
- the glyA gene encoding serine hydroxymethyltransferase, translated as MTNLFPILAASDPLVAGFIGKEIERQRNNIELIASENFTSLAVMAAQGSVLTNKYAEGLPNKRYYGGCEFVDEIESIAIERIKELFGAAHANVQPHSGAQANFAVFLTLLKPGDTFLGMDLSHGGHLTHGSPVNVSGMWFNKVHYGLNKETEQLDFDLIRDLALQHKPKLIICGYSAYPRIIDFVKFRAIADEVGAYLMADIAHIAGLVASGHHPNPIPYCDVVTTTTHKTLRGPRGGLIMTRDAALGKKFDKSVFPGSQGGPLEHVIAAKAVAFGEALRPEFKTYCGQVIANSQALAAQLQERGLKLVSNGTDNHLLLVDLRSIGMTGKVADLLVSGINITANKNTVPFDPESPFVTSGLRLGSPAMTSRGLKEVDFREIANIIADRLLSPDSDAVQADCIARVQALCDRFPLYPELEYPTISSKEPALAA; from the coding sequence ATGACCAACTTGTTTCCCATCCTCGCCGCATCCGATCCCCTTGTCGCAGGCTTTATCGGCAAAGAAATCGAAAGACAGCGCAATAATATCGAACTCATTGCCAGCGAAAATTTTACATCCCTTGCAGTTATGGCAGCACAGGGATCAGTATTGACCAACAAATATGCTGAAGGACTTCCCAACAAGCGCTATTACGGTGGTTGTGAATTTGTAGACGAGATCGAATCGATCGCCATTGAGCGCATCAAAGAATTGTTCGGCGCAGCCCATGCCAATGTCCAACCCCACTCTGGCGCACAGGCTAACTTTGCAGTATTTCTAACCCTCCTCAAACCAGGAGATACCTTCTTGGGTATGGACTTGTCCCACGGCGGACACTTGACCCACGGTTCCCCTGTGAACGTATCAGGTATGTGGTTTAACAAAGTCCATTACGGCTTAAATAAAGAAACTGAGCAGTTAGATTTTGATTTAATTCGTGATCTTGCCTTGCAACATAAGCCCAAATTAATTATTTGCGGTTACTCGGCATATCCAAGGATTATTGATTTTGTTAAATTTAGAGCGATCGCGGATGAAGTGGGCGCATACTTGATGGCAGATATCGCTCACATTGCGGGACTAGTTGCCTCTGGACATCATCCTAACCCCATCCCCTACTGTGATGTTGTCACCACCACTACTCACAAAACTCTACGTGGCCCTCGCGGTGGCTTGATCATGACTCGTGATGCTGCTCTCGGTAAAAAGTTTGATAAATCAGTTTTTCCAGGTTCTCAAGGTGGCCCCCTCGAACATGTGATCGCCGCTAAAGCTGTTGCCTTTGGTGAAGCCTTGCGTCCTGAGTTCAAAACCTATTGCGGACAAGTGATTGCCAATTCTCAAGCCCTTGCTGCTCAATTGCAAGAACGTGGTTTGAAGTTAGTTTCCAATGGTACTGACAACCATTTGTTGCTGGTCGATTTACGCTCTATCGGTATGACTGGCAAAGTTGCTGACCTATTAGTAAGTGGTATCAATATCACTGCCAACAAAAATACAGTTCCATTCGATCCTGAATCACCTTTTGTGACCAGTGGTTTGCGTCTTGGTTCTCCTGCAATGACTTCTCGCGGCTTGAAGGAAGTTGACTTCCGCGAAATCGCCAATATCATCGCCGATCGCCTACTAAGCCCAGACAGCGATGCAGTCCAAGCTGATTGTATTGCTAGAGTTCAAGCTCTATGCGATCGCTTCCCTCTCTATCCTGAACTGGAGTATCCGACAATTAGCTCTAAAGAACCTGCTCTAGCAGCCTAA